CCTCGGCGAATTTTCGGAAGGCGATATCGATGTCGTACAGGACTTCGACATGGTCGCAAACAAATCCGATCGGATGGACAAAGACCCCCTTATGCCCTTCCGCAGCGAGCCCCGTGATCGTTTCTTCCACCGTGGGCCCGAGCCAGGTGCCACCGCTCATTCCCTGGCTCTGGAATGCGAATCGCCAGTAAGTAACCTCGGGGACTGAAGCCGCCACCAGTTCGGCCGTGTGCCTCGCCTGCGTCTCATAGGGGTCGCCCGCCTCGACCGTCCGCATTGGGACACTATGCGCGGTAAAGATCACCGGCAAGGAACAACCGAATTCATTGCAGGCCTTCTCGTATCCCATGCGCATCCGCTCAGCGAAAGCTTCGATTAGCAGCGGCTCATCGTGCCAACTCTCAACGAAATCGACCGAGAACGGGGCCTTCCCTGTCTCACCGATCACGGCGCGCCGATAAAGCCCGACGCTCGTCCTCGAATTGTGCGGCG
The nucleotide sequence above comes from Terriglobia bacterium. Encoded proteins:
- the hemH gene encoding ferrochelatase; its protein translation is MKRAVLMLAHGTPEKPENVPAYLRNVTSGRPLPEEVVKEVQHRYELIGQSPLTCWTYEQAEKVSAELGMPVYVGMRNWKPYIGETVKQMVADGVTQCVAICMAPHNSRTSVGLYRRAVIGETGKAPFSVDFVESWHDEPLLIEAFAERMRMGYEKACNEFGCSLPVIFTAHSVPMRTVEAGDPYETQARHTAELVAASVPEVTYWRFAFQSQGMSGGTWLGPTVEETITGLAAEGHKGVFVHPIGFVCDHVEVLYDIDIAFRKFAE